One region of Bosea sp. 29B genomic DNA includes:
- the bla gene encoding class A beta-lactamase encodes MIRRRELLIGSLMAAPMLGSLPGLAQEREDKVREALFALDRKHGGRLGVAILDSSNGRIVAHRGEERFAMCSTFKLVAAAFALARVDRGEEELERRVSYSKADLITYSPVTEKHVEKGLTIAEICDAAVTLSDNTAGNLLLDSFGGPQGLTDYMRSLGDEASRLDRREPDLNEAKTGDPRDTTTPVAMAGVLRQIVLGGALSPASRQQLTTWLVANKTGDKRLRAGVPKGWRIGEKTGTGNNNATNDVGVIWPPGRAPLVVTAYYAESSAAFPEREAVLAEVGRLASSL; translated from the coding sequence ATGATCCGACGCCGAGAGCTGCTGATCGGCTCCCTGATGGCTGCTCCGATGCTGGGCAGCCTGCCCGGTTTGGCGCAGGAGCGCGAAGACAAGGTGCGCGAGGCCCTGTTCGCTCTCGACCGCAAGCATGGCGGGCGCTTGGGCGTCGCCATCCTCGACAGCAGCAATGGCCGCATCGTCGCCCATCGCGGCGAGGAACGTTTCGCCATGTGCAGCACATTCAAGCTCGTCGCTGCGGCTTTTGCGCTGGCGCGTGTCGACCGCGGCGAAGAGGAGCTCGAACGGCGTGTGAGCTACAGCAAGGCCGATCTGATCACCTATTCGCCGGTGACCGAGAAGCATGTCGAGAAAGGCCTGACCATCGCCGAGATCTGCGATGCGGCGGTTACGCTGAGCGACAACACGGCGGGCAATCTCCTGCTCGATTCCTTCGGCGGCCCGCAGGGGCTGACGGACTATATGCGTTCGCTCGGCGACGAAGCCTCGCGACTCGACCGGCGCGAGCCGGACCTAAACGAGGCCAAGACCGGCGATCCGCGCGATACAACGACGCCGGTCGCCATGGCCGGCGTACTGCGCCAGATTGTGCTCGGCGGGGCGCTGTCGCCAGCGTCGCGCCAGCAATTGACGACCTGGCTGGTCGCCAACAAGACCGGCGACAAGCGCCTGCGGGCCGGCGTGCCAAAGGGCTGGCGCATCGGCGAAAAGACCGGAACCGGCAACAACAACGCCACCAACGATGTCGGCGTGATCTGGCCGCCCGGCCGAGCACCGCTGGTTGTCACGGCCTATTATGCGGAATCGTCTGCAGCTTTCCCCGAGCGCGAAGCCGTGCTGGCGGAGGTCGGGCGGCTTGCCTCCTCCCTCTGA